The Rhodocytophaga rosea genome has a segment encoding these proteins:
- a CDS encoding sodium-translocating pyrophosphatase, producing MDKILYIIPLFGVVALLFTAWRSAWVSKQDPGTPKMQQIAARITEGAMAFLKAEYRILAIFVVCVAILLAVTANSETSSPLVALSFVLGAFSSALAGFIGMRVATKANVRTTAAARTSLGKALEVAFTGGSVMGMGVVGLGVLGLSILFIIYSNIFGVGDANALNRVITILTGFSFGASSIALFARVGGGIYTKAADVGADLVGKVEAGIPEDHPLNPATIADNVGDNVGDVAGMGADLFESYVGSIVSSMVLGAAFYMIPGYTDNFNGLSAVLLPMALAAVGIIMSIIGTFFVKVKEGGDPQKALNMGEFGSSAIMIVASWFIIKGMLPETWQYNDPLYNQPGEFTTYTSTGIFIATVIGLVAGVLVGLITEYYTGMGKKPVLSIVRQSSTGAATNIIAGLGVGMMSTAIPILIIAFSIIGAFEYGGLYGIAIAAVGMLSNLGIQLAVDAYGPVSDNAGGIAEMAGLPKEVRGRTDKLDAVGNTTAAIGKGFAIASAALTALALFGAYMTSANIRTIDISKANVMAGVFIGGMLPFVFSALAMGAVGRAAMAMIEEVRRQFRDIPALNKALAVMRKNENIEMDQWSAADQKTFNDADGSAEYGKCVDISTRAAIREMVLPGILAVAVPVVVGFMPGFGAEALGGLLAGVTVTGVLMAIFQSNAGGAWDNAKKSFEEGVEINGQMYYKKSEPHKAAVVGDTVGDPFKDTSGPSLNILLKLMSVVALVIAPLLIDEDTKPTPATGQLVPKVKIEQTTSVK from the coding sequence ATGGATAAAATTCTCTACATCATTCCTCTTTTCGGGGTAGTGGCATTGCTCTTTACAGCTTGGCGGTCGGCTTGGGTAAGCAAACAAGACCCCGGCACCCCTAAAATGCAGCAAATTGCTGCCAGGATTACAGAAGGAGCCATGGCATTCCTGAAAGCAGAATACCGAATTCTTGCTATTTTTGTTGTCTGTGTAGCTATTCTGCTTGCTGTAACAGCCAACAGTGAAACTTCTTCCCCTTTGGTAGCCCTTTCGTTTGTACTAGGCGCCTTTTCTTCCGCGTTAGCTGGCTTTATCGGAATGCGGGTTGCAACAAAAGCCAACGTTCGTACAACCGCTGCTGCCAGAACTAGTCTTGGTAAAGCATTAGAGGTGGCTTTTACAGGAGGTTCTGTCATGGGAATGGGTGTAGTAGGATTAGGTGTATTAGGATTAAGCATATTATTTATTATCTATAGCAATATATTTGGTGTAGGAGATGCTAATGCATTAAACCGGGTGATCACTATTCTTACCGGTTTTTCTTTTGGCGCATCTTCAATTGCATTATTTGCCCGGGTAGGAGGTGGTATTTATACCAAAGCTGCTGACGTAGGTGCTGATCTGGTAGGTAAAGTTGAAGCTGGCATCCCGGAAGATCATCCTTTGAACCCGGCAACCATTGCTGATAATGTGGGCGATAATGTAGGGGACGTAGCAGGGATGGGTGCAGATTTATTTGAATCCTATGTTGGTTCTATTGTAAGTTCGATGGTATTAGGCGCAGCTTTTTACATGATCCCTGGGTATACTGACAATTTCAACGGACTATCGGCTGTATTACTTCCGATGGCTCTTGCTGCAGTTGGTATCATCATGTCTATTATCGGTACTTTCTTTGTAAAAGTAAAAGAAGGAGGGGATCCTCAAAAAGCCCTGAATATGGGAGAATTTGGTTCTTCTGCTATTATGATCGTTGCTTCCTGGTTTATTATCAAAGGAATGCTGCCAGAAACCTGGCAATACAATGATCCTTTATATAATCAGCCTGGGGAATTTACTACTTATACTTCTACCGGTATATTTATAGCCACCGTTATAGGTCTGGTAGCCGGTGTACTAGTAGGTTTGATTACAGAATATTATACTGGTATGGGTAAAAAACCTGTACTTTCCATTGTAAGACAATCTTCCACAGGTGCGGCCACTAATATTATTGCCGGATTAGGTGTCGGAATGATGTCGACCGCTATTCCTATTCTGATCATTGCCTTTTCTATTATCGGTGCTTTTGAATATGGCGGCTTATATGGTATAGCTATTGCTGCCGTTGGTATGTTATCTAACCTGGGTATTCAGCTGGCGGTAGATGCCTATGGACCAGTATCGGATAATGCCGGTGGTATTGCTGAAATGGCTGGACTTCCGAAAGAAGTAAGAGGAAGAACTGATAAACTGGATGCCGTAGGAAATACAACGGCCGCTATTGGTAAAGGGTTTGCTATTGCTTCTGCTGCTTTAACAGCCCTTGCCTTATTCGGGGCGTATATGACTTCTGCCAACATTCGTACCATTGACATCTCCAAAGCCAATGTAATGGCAGGTGTTTTTATAGGTGGTATGTTACCTTTTGTTTTCTCAGCTCTGGCGATGGGTGCTGTTGGAAGGGCGGCCATGGCCATGATTGAAGAAGTAAGACGTCAATTCCGTGATATCCCTGCTTTAAATAAAGCGTTGGCTGTGATGCGTAAAAATGAAAATATTGAGATGGACCAGTGGTCTGCTGCTGACCAGAAAACATTCAATGACGCCGATGGCTCTGCCGAATACGGGAAATGTGTAGATATTTCTACCAGAGCTGCTATCCGGGAAATGGTTCTGCCTGGTATATTAGCTGTAGCTGTACCAGTCGTAGTGGGTTTTATGCCCGGTTTTGGAGCAGAAGCCCTAGGAGGTTTACTGGCTGGTGTAACGGTAACTGGTGTGCTGATGGCTATTTTCCAGTCAAATGCTGGTGGTGCCTGGGATAATGCTAAAAAGAGCTTTGAAGAAGGCGTTGAAATCAACGGACAGATGTATTATAAAAAATCAGAACCTCACAAAGCCGCTGTTGTTGGTGATACTGTGGGCGATCCATTCAAAGATACTTCCGGTCCTTCCTTGAACATCTTGTTAAAGCTGATGTCTGTAGTGGCGCTGGTGATTGCTCCTCTTCTGATAGATGAAGATACAAAACCTACTCCTGCAACGGGACAATTAGTACCTAAGGTAAAAATTGAACAGACAACAAGTGTAAAATAA
- a CDS encoding inositol oxygenase family protein produces the protein MKPDKKYTPEEIAPLASLEQWDEDLLERYPEEGKPAKAKEEFRNYDSPQRDTVREFYRLNHTYQTYDFVLEKEKEFLKFNKKEMPVWNAVEYLNTLIDDSDPDTDLDQLQHLMQTSEAIRADGHPDWFVLTGFMHDMGKVLCLFGEPQWAVVGDTFPVGCKFSDKVVYPEFFALNPDATDERYNTKYGVYSHGCGLKNVHMSWGHDEYLYQMMKDYLPEPALYMIRYHSFYAQHRENAYDHLMDEHDRKMFDWVRKFNPYDLYSKSPKPPVVKELKPYYEDLMAKYLPGTLKL, from the coding sequence ATGAAACCAGATAAAAAGTATACGCCTGAAGAGATCGCACCCTTAGCCAGTTTGGAACAGTGGGACGAAGACTTACTGGAACGTTATCCGGAAGAAGGAAAGCCTGCCAAAGCCAAAGAAGAATTCCGCAATTATGATAGTCCGCAACGGGATACCGTTCGTGAATTTTACCGCTTGAACCATACCTACCAGACCTATGATTTTGTGCTGGAAAAGGAAAAAGAATTTTTGAAGTTCAATAAAAAAGAAATGCCGGTTTGGAATGCGGTTGAATATCTGAATACATTAATTGATGATTCTGACCCGGATACGGACCTTGATCAACTCCAGCACCTGATGCAGACTTCAGAGGCCATTCGTGCTGATGGTCATCCGGACTGGTTTGTACTGACTGGGTTTATGCATGATATGGGCAAAGTGCTTTGTTTGTTTGGCGAACCGCAATGGGCTGTTGTGGGCGACACATTTCCGGTAGGGTGCAAATTCTCAGATAAAGTGGTCTACCCGGAATTTTTTGCCTTAAATCCGGATGCTACCGACGAACGGTACAATACCAAATACGGTGTCTATTCACATGGCTGCGGCCTGAAAAATGTACATATGTCCTGGGGGCACGATGAATACCTTTACCAGATGATGAAAGATTATCTGCCGGAACCTGCCTTGTACATGATCCGCTACCATTCATTTTATGCCCAGCACCGCGAGAATGCCTACGATCACCTGATGGATGAGCATGACCGCAAAATGTTCGACTGGGTTCGTAAATTCAATCCGTATGACTTGTATTCAAAAAGTCCAAAACCTCCGGTGGTGAAAGAGTTGAAACCTTACTACGAAGATTTGATGGCGAAATACCTGCCTGGAACATTAAAGCTATAG
- a CDS encoding MutS-related protein, giving the protein MPLLETFQQRQNSFGQQAARWQQQYNQLSWVRVLVFVAGIAGIWLLYRNDTAALLVIGFAVLVLGLFLYLMKKHNQIAYQRDQCRFMSQINQEETARLKGKHHPEENGNQHADAKHPYLTDLDIFGRSSLFELLNRSTTLGGNLLLASWLKQAASAQEIHQRQQTIKEMAPYIDWRQHFQASGMHVKASLPEIESLLQWIDEPPVLSPKKWLVGLVYILPVLTVTAILLSVFTEITYHLPAFFILINSALLGYTFKEVKDASEKTAKSAKVLKVYAELLHTLETCPFQSERMQELKRALEHSHSKASTRIRQLSSLLYNLEARQNVYFYALVSSTILWDLFFVMRLEKWKEQVQEDIHLWLQSVSEAETLNSLAGFMYANPEYCLPEISSENLHLQAQYMAHPLILKEKRISNSIHLSGAGKTMVITGSNMSGKSTFLRTVGINAVLAMAGAPVCAAGFTVSIFQVFTSMRTQDSLEENVSSFYAELKRLKQLIDSLPEGKPILYLLDEILKGTNSQDRHSGAQALIRQLHRYNASGFISTHDLALGDMSKEIPGFVSNYSFNSEVVNDKLYFDYTLREGVCKSFNASKLMQQIGIEME; this is encoded by the coding sequence ATGCCACTTTTAGAGACTTTTCAGCAACGGCAGAATTCATTCGGGCAACAAGCCGCCAGATGGCAGCAGCAATACAATCAGCTTTCGTGGGTACGTGTACTGGTATTTGTAGCCGGTATTGCCGGAATATGGTTATTGTACCGCAATGATACTGCTGCACTGCTTGTTATCGGATTTGCTGTTCTGGTGTTAGGCTTGTTCCTATACCTGATGAAAAAACATAACCAGATTGCCTATCAAAGAGATCAGTGCCGTTTTATGAGTCAGATTAATCAGGAAGAAACCGCCAGACTTAAAGGCAAACACCATCCGGAGGAAAATGGAAATCAGCATGCCGATGCGAAGCATCCCTACCTCACCGATCTGGATATCTTTGGGCGGAGTTCATTATTCGAACTTCTTAACCGCTCAACTACGCTCGGTGGAAATCTTCTGCTTGCCAGCTGGCTTAAACAAGCAGCTTCAGCCCAGGAAATTCACCAGCGGCAACAAACTATCAAAGAAATGGCTCCCTATATTGACTGGCGGCAACATTTTCAGGCTTCTGGTATGCATGTAAAGGCTTCCCTACCAGAAATTGAAAGCCTCTTGCAATGGATAGACGAACCCCCTGTCCTGTCTCCCAAAAAATGGCTGGTGGGTCTGGTATATATATTGCCTGTTCTGACAGTTACAGCAATCTTATTATCTGTTTTTACAGAAATTACCTATCACCTTCCTGCCTTTTTTATACTTATTAATTCGGCTTTGCTGGGCTATACCTTCAAAGAAGTAAAAGATGCCTCCGAGAAAACAGCCAAAAGCGCCAAAGTATTAAAAGTGTATGCTGAGTTGCTGCACACGTTGGAAACCTGCCCTTTTCAATCCGAAAGAATGCAGGAACTCAAACGAGCCCTGGAACATAGCCATAGTAAAGCCTCTACCCGGATTAGGCAACTCTCCAGTTTACTCTATAATCTGGAAGCCAGACAGAATGTATACTTTTATGCCCTGGTCAGTAGTACCATTCTCTGGGATTTATTCTTTGTGATGCGGCTTGAAAAATGGAAAGAACAGGTACAGGAAGATATTCATTTGTGGCTCCAATCGGTAAGCGAAGCCGAAACTCTCAACAGTCTGGCTGGATTTATGTATGCCAACCCGGAGTATTGCCTGCCGGAGATTTCTTCAGAGAATTTACACCTGCAAGCACAATATATGGCCCATCCGCTTATCCTAAAGGAAAAAAGAATAAGCAATTCTATTCATTTGAGCGGTGCCGGTAAAACAATGGTTATCACCGGTTCCAATATGTCGGGCAAAAGTACTTTCCTGCGGACGGTAGGAATCAATGCAGTGCTGGCTATGGCCGGAGCTCCGGTGTGTGCAGCTGGTTTTACGGTTTCTATTTTCCAGGTATTTACCTCCATGCGTACCCAGGATTCCCTCGAAGAAAATGTATCCTCTTTCTATGCTGAACTCAAACGCTTAAAACAACTCATCGACAGCCTTCCCGAAGGGAAACCGATCTTATATTTATTAGACGAAATCTTAAAAGGCACCAACTCCCAGGACAGGCATTCCGGTGCACAGGCACTCATCCGGCAACTGCACCGGTACAATGCTTCCGGCTTTATTTCTACCCACGACCTGGCCCTGGGAGATATGAGCAAAGAAATTCCTGGCTTTGTGAGCAATTATAGCTTTAATAGCGAAGTTGTAAACGATAAGCTATACTTTGATTATACCCTTCGTGAAGGTGTGTGCAAGAGTTTTAATGCCAGCAAGCTTATGCAACAAATTGGTATTGAAATGGAGTAA
- the lspA gene encoding signal peptidase II encodes MRQFQTAFRKYIFLLIVFAMGCNADLSTKQWAEARLKYKVAIEVFPRFLDFTYVENPAVAFGMLRHINEQVRLPLIFTLTTLAVLFVVFLFWQWRQKKITELLPLALILAGAAGNLTDRINNGYVIDFIHVHYRYQYNFYVFNIADMLVFCGVCWLMYQHWQQPKDFYGSRTDIK; translated from the coding sequence ATGAGACAATTCCAGACTGCCTTCCGGAAATACATCTTTTTGCTGATCGTATTTGCCATGGGATGTAATGCAGATTTGTCTACCAAACAATGGGCAGAAGCCAGGTTAAAATATAAAGTAGCGATTGAAGTATTTCCCAGATTTTTAGACTTTACCTATGTAGAAAATCCGGCAGTAGCTTTTGGAATGCTGCGGCATATAAACGAGCAGGTCAGATTGCCACTCATTTTTACCCTGACTACTTTGGCAGTTCTGTTTGTAGTTTTTTTATTTTGGCAATGGAGGCAGAAAAAAATAACAGAACTCTTGCCTTTGGCCTTAATACTCGCCGGCGCCGCCGGAAACCTCACCGACCGGATCAATAATGGCTATGTTATTGATTTTATTCACGTCCACTATCGATATCAGTACAATTTCTATGTATTTAATATAGCCGACATGCTGGTGTTTTGTGGAGTTTGCTGGTTAATGTACCAGCACTGGCAACAACCCAAAGATTTTTATGGAAGCAGGACAGATATCAAGTAA
- a CDS encoding DUF4142 domain-containing protein, giving the protein MWCFEIQSGQFAAQKSITVEVIDFAQQMITDHNIQAKEFDSLAGVKNVSVSKTLPAAKQAIVNRLNGESGYYF; this is encoded by the coding sequence GTGTGGTGTTTTGAAATTCAATCGGGTCAATTTGCTGCTCAGAAATCTATTACTGTAGAAGTAATTGATTTTGCCCAGCAAATGATTACTGACCACAATATACAGGCGAAGGAATTTGATTCACTGGCAGGTGTAAAAAATGTTTCAGTTTCTAAAACGCTTCCAGCAGCAAAGCAAGCTATTGTAAACCGGCTGAATGGGGAATCAGGATATTACTTTTGA
- a CDS encoding MBL fold metallo-hydrolase, with protein MKIEQIYTGCLAQGAYYIQSAGEAAIIDPLREVGPYLERARRDGVQIKYVLETHFHADFVSGHLDLSSKTGATIVYGPLATPAFKAYIAKDGEELALGKVHIKVLHTPGHTMESTTYLLMDEQGKAHAIFSGDTLFLGDVGRPDLAQKSAHITQEELAGMLYDSLRNKIMPLPDDVIVYPAHGAGSACGKHMSKETVDTLGRQKQTNYALRADMTREEFIQEVTHGLLPPPAYFPENVKLNKEGYQSLDRVLNKGLQTLTPADFETVANETDALILDTRPPDIFAKAFIPNSINIGIDGSFAPWVGALIPGVAHPILIVADKGREEEVVTRLARVGFDNTLGYLAGGLEAWIEAGKETDHVSSISAQNFEKIAQSADVAVFDVRKESEYQAGHLEEAINTPLDYLNEYLSDIPKDKEIYLHCAGGYRSMIAASILKSRGWNKVTDIAGGYKALSDNTSLKRVPAAMSH; from the coding sequence ATGAAAATAGAACAGATCTACACAGGATGTCTGGCTCAAGGCGCCTACTACATACAATCTGCGGGAGAAGCGGCCATAATTGACCCTTTACGGGAAGTAGGACCTTATCTGGAAAGAGCCAGAAGAGATGGCGTACAGATCAAATATGTACTGGAAACCCATTTCCATGCTGATTTCGTTTCGGGCCACCTGGATCTTTCCTCCAAAACTGGTGCTACGATAGTATATGGTCCTCTGGCAACTCCTGCTTTTAAAGCCTATATCGCCAAAGATGGAGAAGAACTGGCCTTAGGAAAAGTACATATCAAAGTGCTGCATACGCCTGGACATACCATGGAATCTACTACTTATCTATTGATGGATGAGCAAGGGAAAGCGCATGCGATTTTCAGTGGTGATACCTTGTTTCTGGGGGATGTGGGCCGTCCGGATCTGGCACAAAAATCAGCACATATCACGCAGGAAGAACTGGCCGGAATGCTGTATGACTCCCTGCGCAATAAAATTATGCCCTTGCCGGATGATGTCATTGTATATCCGGCGCATGGTGCGGGTTCTGCTTGTGGCAAACATATGTCTAAGGAAACGGTAGATACCTTAGGAAGACAGAAGCAAACCAATTATGCCTTGCGAGCCGACATGACCAGGGAAGAATTTATTCAAGAAGTAACTCATGGATTATTGCCACCTCCGGCCTATTTCCCGGAAAATGTAAAACTCAATAAAGAAGGATACCAGAGCCTCGACCGGGTACTGAACAAAGGCTTACAAACTCTTACTCCTGCCGATTTTGAAACAGTAGCCAATGAAACGGATGCATTGATTCTGGATACCAGACCTCCGGATATTTTTGCCAAAGCTTTTATTCCCAATTCTATTAATATAGGCATTGACGGCAGTTTTGCTCCCTGGGTAGGCGCTTTAATTCCTGGTGTTGCGCATCCGATACTGATTGTTGCAGATAAAGGCCGGGAAGAGGAAGTAGTAACCAGGCTAGCCAGAGTTGGTTTCGACAATACGCTGGGTTATCTGGCTGGCGGCCTGGAAGCCTGGATAGAAGCAGGCAAGGAAACAGATCATGTTTCTTCTATCTCTGCCCAGAATTTCGAGAAAATCGCCCAGTCTGCTGATGTCGCAGTATTCGATGTACGTAAAGAAAGCGAATATCAGGCCGGACACCTGGAAGAGGCCATCAACACGCCGCTGGATTACCTGAACGAATATTTATCAGATATTCCTAAAGACAAAGAGATATACCTGCACTGCGCCGGTGGCTACCGCTCGATGATCGCTGCATCCATTCTCAAATCCAGAGGCTGGAATAAGGTTACTGATATTGCTGGCGGCTATAAAGCCTTATCTGATAATACCAGCCTGAAACGAGTCCCGGCTGCCATGTCGCATTAG
- a CDS encoding DUF4142 domain-containing protein codes for MGNQDITFDKDYMNEQITAHDETITNFEKAASGAKDGDVKGFANKYLSALRTHRQHATEVKTVTDAF; via the coding sequence ATGGGGAATCAGGATATTACTTTTGATAAGGATTATATGAACGAACAGATCACTGCACATGATGAAACAATAACAAATTTCGAGAAGGCTGCTTCAGGTGCAAAAGATGGGGATGTAAAAGGATTTGCTAATAAGTATTTGTCTGCTTTACGTACGCATCGCCAGCATGCTACTGAAGTGAAAACTGTAACTGACGCATTCTAA
- a CDS encoding porin family protein — translation MRFIVLLGFFLIPLSFLNAQTSIGIKAGLNIPKVVFEPSIEQETIFTYNGGLIFKHFEDKIAGVQLEVNFSQKGWKEIIDSVQYYSRKINYIEIPCMSQFYLGVTKFRLFLNMGFLVGYSVSASEKIQTTDLQTNRKYSFTDTDNRAEFGLTGGLGMMYESTIGNFQLEGRFSQSMTDIQATTNSKNQVISVSIAYLISL, via the coding sequence ATGCGGTTTATTGTACTGCTGGGTTTTTTCCTTATTCCATTAAGTTTCTTAAATGCACAAACATCTATCGGCATTAAAGCGGGGTTAAACATTCCTAAGGTTGTTTTTGAACCTTCTATAGAGCAGGAAACTATTTTTACCTATAATGGCGGCCTTATTTTTAAACATTTTGAAGATAAAATTGCCGGAGTTCAGCTTGAGGTAAACTTCTCTCAAAAAGGCTGGAAAGAGATTATTGACAGTGTGCAGTATTATAGCCGGAAGATCAATTACATAGAAATCCCTTGTATGAGCCAGTTTTATCTGGGGGTAACCAAATTCAGGCTTTTCCTAAATATGGGCTTTCTGGTGGGCTATAGTGTATCAGCATCAGAGAAAATTCAAACGACTGATTTGCAAACAAACAGAAAATACAGCTTTACCGATACAGATAACCGGGCAGAATTTGGCCTTACCGGAGGATTAGGAATGATGTATGAATCAACTATCGGAAATTTTCAGCTTGAAGGAAGATTTTCGCAGAGTATGACTGACATTCAGGCTACTACAAACTCAAAGAATCAGGTGATTAGTGTTTCTATTGCCTATCTGATTTCTCTTTGA
- a CDS encoding metallophosphoesterase: MKIQYCSDLHLEFPENHRWLVQNPIIPSGDILIIAGDTFYLGEEFHKQPLFDQLADNFQQVFLIPGNHEYYNGYDAALSLNGFDEKLRSNVRLLHNRKIEWAGIEFIFTTLWSKITTNILPILRGMVDFRRIRYEQEKLGINHYNDLHENARRFLLEALKEKRPGKTVVVSHHLPSEVCNVEEFKESPLNEAFCVNLHQLIEENQINYWLYGHSHRNKADFSIYDTRMITNQLGYVRYGEHNMFRRDAWFEL; encoded by the coding sequence ATGAAGATTCAATATTGCTCTGACCTGCACCTGGAGTTTCCTGAAAACCATCGGTGGCTTGTACAAAACCCGATTATTCCCAGTGGTGATATTCTGATCATAGCCGGAGATACTTTTTACTTAGGGGAAGAATTCCACAAACAACCTTTATTCGATCAATTAGCGGATAATTTTCAACAGGTATTCCTGATACCTGGGAATCATGAATATTATAATGGCTACGATGCAGCACTATCACTAAATGGTTTCGATGAAAAGCTTCGCAGCAATGTACGTTTGCTGCATAACAGAAAGATTGAGTGGGCAGGGATAGAGTTTATTTTTACAACCCTGTGGTCTAAAATTACTACCAACATATTGCCGATACTGAGAGGAATGGTAGATTTTCGTAGGATCAGATATGAACAGGAGAAACTGGGAATTAATCACTATAATGACTTACACGAAAATGCCAGAAGATTTTTGTTGGAAGCATTGAAAGAAAAGAGGCCTGGAAAAACGGTAGTAGTGAGTCATCATTTGCCGAGCGAGGTATGTAATGTGGAGGAATTTAAAGAAAGTCCGCTTAATGAAGCTTTTTGTGTAAACCTGCATCAACTCATAGAAGAAAACCAGATAAATTATTGGTTGTACGGCCATAGTCATCGCAATAAGGCTGATTTTTCTATCTACGATACCCGTATGATCACTAACCAGCTAGGCTATGTAAGATATGGCGAACACAATATGTTCAGAAGGGATGCCTGGTTTGAATTGTAG
- a CDS encoding PQQ-dependent sugar dehydrogenase: protein MNRIYRYLSCLFCAALIISSCEAGEKEDTDPVSGDPAKLEVSTEKLYEDFKNPWGMTWLPDGRLLVTEKAGEILVFKDDKFTGEKLTGLPQVSSAGQGGLLDIQLHPDYKTNGWIYISYSKPVEGGITTAVSRFKLQGNQVTDLQDIFLAKPFIPATFHFGSRIIFDKDKFLFVSVGERGTQPKVQELNNDHGKIHRIYDDGRIPSDNPFANQKDASASIWTYGHRNPQGMVYDAATNRIWAVEHGPKGGDELNLIEKAKNYGWPKTSYGINYDGSILTKDKELPGIENPVRYWVPSIGPCGMTIVTSDKYPAWKGNLLIGALAHRHLARVELSGNKYVTEEKLMTDMARFRYIAQSPDGFLYAITEGPGLLLKLVPRTN, encoded by the coding sequence ATGAACAGAATCTATCGTTATCTGAGTTGTCTTTTCTGTGCGGCGCTCATTATTTCTTCCTGTGAAGCAGGCGAGAAAGAAGATACCGATCCGGTTTCCGGTGATCCAGCAAAACTGGAGGTATCTACAGAAAAATTGTATGAAGACTTTAAAAATCCCTGGGGCATGACCTGGCTGCCTGACGGACGCTTGCTGGTTACTGAAAAAGCCGGAGAGATCCTGGTATTTAAAGATGATAAGTTTACCGGCGAAAAGCTTACCGGTTTGCCGCAGGTTTCCAGTGCCGGACAAGGAGGATTATTAGATATTCAACTGCATCCGGATTATAAGACCAATGGATGGATTTATATTTCGTATTCCAAACCTGTAGAAGGTGGTATAACGACGGCTGTGTCCCGTTTTAAATTGCAGGGAAACCAGGTAACAGATCTACAGGATATTTTTCTGGCCAAACCTTTTATTCCGGCTACTTTTCACTTTGGCAGCCGCATTATTTTCGATAAAGACAAGTTTCTATTTGTGAGTGTAGGGGAAAGAGGCACCCAGCCAAAAGTACAGGAACTCAACAATGACCACGGAAAGATCCACCGCATTTACGATGACGGCCGTATTCCTAGTGATAATCCTTTTGCCAACCAAAAAGATGCCAGCGCTTCTATCTGGACCTATGGCCATAGAAACCCACAAGGAATGGTGTACGACGCTGCTACCAACCGAATCTGGGCAGTGGAACATGGCCCTAAAGGGGGAGATGAACTGAACCTGATTGAGAAAGCAAAGAATTATGGATGGCCTAAAACCTCCTACGGAATTAATTATGATGGCTCTATTCTTACCAAAGACAAAGAATTGCCAGGCATAGAAAATCCTGTTCGCTATTGGGTTCCTTCCATTGGCCCTTGCGGCATGACAATCGTAACTTCCGATAAATACCCGGCATGGAAAGGAAACTTACTAATCGGTGCCTTAGCTCACCGTCACCTGGCCAGGGTAGAATTATCCGGAAACAAATATGTGACCGAAGAAAAGTTAATGACTGATATGGCCCGTTTCAGATACATAGCTCAAAGCCCCGATGGATTTCTGTATGCCATAACTGAAGGACCAGGTTTATTGCTGAAACTTGTTCCCAGAACTAATTAA